The Gymnodinialimonas sp. 57CJ19 genome includes a window with the following:
- a CDS encoding aminotransferase class III-fold pyridoxal phosphate-dependent enzyme: MAYDATNSLEAHWMPFSDNRGFKEDPRLVVRAEGVHLYDHKGGQLLDGSSGLFCSPAGHCHPKIAEAVSKQMTEYTYVMPFQAGHPGSFALAEKISRMLPEKMNHVFFTNSGSESVDTAMKIVMAYWNARGESRPRFVSRERAYHGVNIGGVSLSGMVKNRDIFHATVPGVMMLRHTYDPSETFIPGGHSEHSGEELANDLERMAQTYGGGNIAAVFVEPVAGSTGALPPPKGYLERLRKICDQYGILLVFDEVITGFGRMGTAFAAQRYGVEPDIITMAKALTNGSIPMGAVACRDDIYETVVGSSKRGLTEFFHGYTYSGHPAACAAGNAMMDILEEEGLYQRSADLIPYFEEALMGGLKDHEMIKDIRVAGLMAGVEVHAEGGPGMRGTELQKRMFWDGLSVKFTGDNAIIAPQFIATRENVDEIVGRFRKTLDHMQANG; this comes from the coding sequence ATGGCCTATGATGCAACGAACTCGCTTGAAGCGCACTGGATGCCATTCTCTGACAACCGCGGCTTCAAGGAAGACCCGCGCCTTGTTGTCCGTGCGGAAGGCGTCCACCTTTACGACCACAAGGGCGGCCAATTGCTGGACGGCTCCTCGGGCCTGTTCTGCTCGCCCGCCGGGCACTGCCACCCGAAGATCGCCGAGGCCGTCTCCAAGCAGATGACCGAATACACCTACGTCATGCCGTTTCAGGCGGGCCACCCGGGCAGCTTCGCGCTGGCCGAGAAGATCAGCCGCATGTTGCCCGAGAAGATGAACCACGTGTTCTTCACCAACTCCGGCTCTGAATCCGTGGACACGGCGATGAAGATCGTCATGGCGTACTGGAACGCGCGTGGCGAAAGCCGCCCCCGTTTCGTGTCCCGCGAGCGCGCCTATCACGGCGTGAACATCGGCGGCGTGAGCCTGTCGGGCATGGTCAAGAACCGCGATATCTTCCACGCCACGGTGCCCGGCGTGATGATGCTGCGCCACACCTATGACCCGTCCGAGACGTTCATCCCCGGCGGCCATTCCGAGCATAGCGGCGAGGAACTCGCCAATGATCTGGAGCGGATGGCCCAGACCTACGGCGGCGGCAATATCGCGGCTGTATTTGTCGAGCCCGTGGCCGGGTCCACCGGTGCGCTGCCGCCCCCCAAGGGCTATCTGGAGCGTCTGCGCAAGATCTGTGACCAATACGGAATCCTGCTGGTATTTGATGAGGTTATCACCGGTTTCGGCCGTATGGGCACGGCCTTCGCCGCGCAGCGCTACGGCGTGGAGCCTGACATCATCACCATGGCCAAGGCGCTGACCAACGGCTCCATCCCCATGGGGGCCGTGGCCTGCCGCGATGACATTTACGAGACGGTCGTAGGCTCTTCCAAGCGCGGGTTGACGGAGTTTTTCCACGGCTACACCTACTCGGGCCACCCGGCGGCCTGCGCGGCGGGCAACGCCATGATGGACATCCTTGAAGAAGAGGGGCTGTACCAACGCTCTGCCGATCTGATCCCCTATTTTGAAGAGGCGCTGATGGGCGGGTTGAAGGACCATGAGATGATCAAGGACATCCGCGTTGCGGGCCTGATGGCGGGCGTCGAAGTGCACGCGGAAGGTGGCCCCGGCATGCGCGGCACCGAGTTGCAAAAGCGCATGTTCTGGGACGGACTGTCGGTGAAATTCACCGGGGACAACGCGATCATCGCGCCGCAGTTCATCGCCACGCGCGAGAATGTTGACGAGATCGTCGGCCGCTTCCGCAAAACGTTGGACCACATGCAGGCCAACGGTTAA